tagccagtgtaactacatcaattatgttatatggtgccccaatatgggcggacgctATGTTCGTAAAgtcctatgcacgaaagctgtcaacagtttatagaagtgcattgcgggtcgcttctgcctaccgaacagtatcagaagatgcagtgttcgttatttcaagtatgccgcctattgacctcctagcaacagaacgaaagaatattacgaagaaaaccggcgtggtgacaatactcaaaaggaagtttggaaatccgcaaaggaactaaccctagctgagtggcaaaAACGATGGGACTCCAGTGGAAATGGGCGATGGACGCACCGCCTCATACCATGTATTGTtggaccaatagacgacacggggaagtgaattactaccttacccagtttttgagcggacatgggtgctttcgagcctacctacaccgcttcgagatagaggataatccaaattgcccagtatgtttggaaacaaacgaagatgcggaacatgtcttctgcaactgttcgcgatacgaaatggaacgagaagGACTCGAGCGGTACCTTCAGGCTAGGGTAACcactgagtcaatgatgacagctatgctagcgtcgaaagatggctggtgcacagtaaacaactacgtaaggactattatcaagaaggttagaaatgacgaagagaatagaagagAAGAACATggcgaaacagctgagtaaaactgttgctagacgaaggccactaggtaatAGATACAAAACGCTCCTTGGACTGATGCAAaggaacgtaggtcacagagttgagcccagactccctcacccgatgcagaggaacgtaggtgtcgggaTTGAGTCTGGCCAGAGGATGGCCGGTCGATActgctcgaagtagacgaccaGACGATGcggcaggaagcagacggctggacgatgcagaaggaagaagacggcaggacgatgccaaatgaagaagacgagtttgatcctgaacccctaatcaccttggtaGATGGGGGATGtacggaaatgtcaaacttcaaaggagaagccaaaaaaagGCTTGTTAACGGGCCCCccggaagtattgttcaacgatagtacgTGGGGGAaccggtgtcggagggccacttgtgcagagcttgatctgcctacgccacataaaaaaaatacacacacacgcacggacattttccaaaaacactatatttcgactaaaaatacatcaaaacacatttttaacatGTTTCTAGACAAACTCAAAAAATCACTATTACAatgcttcctctaggaggaagcaaaactggggaaaatataaaaaaaacttaaacgATAACTACCAAATGATCATACCGGACAACAGGGATTTCTCGGTAGAATAAATCGAAAATTACATGTTTGAAATAGAAATTACTATAAATAACGCGATAGATGAAACCACACCTAAGCTTGAACAAGTTAACAAACTAGAGTTACTGACtaactttaaaattaaaaatttacacgAACAAAAGCAAAATTTGCAAACACttatctacaaaaaaaaaatatatatatataatttagacCCAGATTCTAAAACAGAAGTAGCTTTAACgaaggaaaaaattaaagaaattaaaaaagatataCACGCAGAATTCTGCAATAATACAAAAACCCACTGGGTAAATGAAATTAAGAAAGTAAACTACAAAGAATCTGCTAAATTATTCCCAAATTTAAAtagaatttttagaaaaaaaacaaatcacaAAACATTGAAAACATATCGCTCAATAAAAATTTGCACAAAAATTTACTAGATAAATACAAAATTGACTATTCATATCCAAACCCGGGCAATCAGACTGATCACAAAAACCCCGACAAGATCGTGATCAATGACAAAGAAGTGCTACCAGATATTATAGGCACATACCTACAAAGCATAAATTCGCTAACCAACACGGATAATCTAGCCGTagtaacaaaataaaaaataaagttaacaATTTTAAAGAAGCAAGTAAgaacgccccccccccccacccccacCCACCACTAACTGAATTCTCAGACAAGAACTCAGCAATGAGACCACTAGTCGAGGAAATAAAGCACTAAAAACGGCCTGACTGTCGATTTTTTGAGCAGTAAGACGGATCGTAATGCGGTTTTTTGCATTCGATTCGTCAGAGTGTCAGGAAATTTTGTGACCTAGTgtgattaattactttttggaaaatgcattattgcataaataataAGCATTTTAAAATTGCATTCTGAGGAGACactaaataaaaagtttacaaCTCGACAAATATTGATAGAAATGAGTCCAGTTTtgctactcgggggtttttgggtcgctgaacacgaatatggCCTCTGAGGGACCTGCTGCCCAGGGTGGCCGCATaaacgtcgtctcctagagtTTTGTGGGAATTTAAAACATAATGAGACGAAACTTGTGACTcgggggttttcgaggtcgcagaacacgaatatcgtgaCGGCAACGCTCCCTgtgtacctggtgcccagggttgACAGTACGAACGTCGTCTCCAAGAGTTTCACCGAAACTAACAAACATATTTGGTCGACACTCGTTACTCGGGAGTTTTtgaggtcgctgaacacgaatatagcAACGGCAGGGTCCTCCTGGGTACCTGATGCCCAGGGTAaacagtatcaacgtcgtctcctagaaTTATCTTGAGTAAAACACCATATCCATGTTCATTAGCCCGAGAAATCCCTGAGTAACGTATTTAACTTAATTACTATCAGATTACCACAAAACTCCAGAAGACAACGTTGACGCTATCTACCCTGGATACAAAGTACCTCTGGGAGCGTTGCCGTTATAATATTCTTGTTCTtcgacctcgaaaacccccAAATAAAACGTCTCGACGAAATATGTTGTTGATTTTTCGTGAAACTCTAGGAGACGACATTGATACTGGtctaccctgggcaccaggtacctcggaggcCGTTGCCGTTGCCATATTCGTTAAGGGGACCTAACCaccttaaaataattattacaataatgtcttgatttttgtaaaactGAATGATTTTGTATGCCAAATTgtaaagtaattatttaatttaatattataatgtaaaaaactgtagaaataattttctatATATGCCTCAATAGATATATTCTCTTAAAAACTGCTGCAGTGTAAAACATGCTATTTTTTTGAGTACCGCAGGATTCGAAGGACAGACTAAACGGATCAATGAATTGTACCAAACCAAGGCTTGTTCTATTCATTAGACATCTCTCTACGGAGTGAGTGTAggattttgtaaaatactgaAAGCGTATAAAGTTATAGCtttttaaagttaaaaaattcaataacatacaaaaatacataaatttgGGCAGAACAAGCCTTGGTTTGGTACAATTCATTGATCCGTTTAGTCTGAATCTTGCGGTactcaaagaaaaatacagGGTATTGAAACAAGCattattagaataatatttaaaataatacaaaaacgtgttttcattatttttctgaaatttgcaTCATAATTgtgtattaaatatattacaatatgtTGTTCTACTACTTTCTTACATTTATTTGGAGTTCTAGCACCATACTTTAACTTTAGTAGATCATAACCTGTAAATCAAAAGTACGTGTATTTACAAATTGCAATATGTTTCACATAtcattataaatacttatataaaaatgtctcATAATATACCtgtatttaataatgtaaCTGCAGTTCTGTAAAACTTTTTATAGGTTATACTATATTTCtgtatatattgtatactGTTTATactgtaacaaaaaaaaaataatatttacatctacaatattacaatattttgaatataatttagatacattcatacatataaatttgattagaaataacattttagtGTCCGCCACTGACATATGCACCATCATCAACAGTTGAAATGCGTAACACTCTTTTCAATTTGCTTGCCTCTTTTGTATTACACTCTGTTTGTTTTTCAGCATCTTTGATACGTGCTTGATCTTTTGTTACTGCAGCGAATAACGCATTTTTGCCAGGCTTGATATTCAACTCTGACATAAGATACAGTAATCCTTTCCAGCCAATTGAAAACATTATACAAGCTAAGAAGGCAGATATTTCTAGAGTCTCAAGTCCAACAAAGTCCGTTTTAGGAGCAATATTCCACAAAACATTATTAAAGGACTCATTAGCATTCTGAGTTTTTCCACCCAAACATTTTCTTAGAAGCTCTGGCTCtgacaatttttcaaatacaaCCTTGATCTCGTTGAAAATTTCTTCTGGTAGTGTTCGTGGATGAACATACGCATCTTGTTTACCTTCAGCTACTGCTTTTTGGTATTTAAATCAAGATTCGTATCCAGGAGGACAGTGCATGTGCTGAGGATTTTGATCAGTTGAGGCTTTGTGATAAAAAATTGCTCAAATTGCAGTCATGACTCTAGTCATGTCTTCTATTGAATCCGTTTGTGCTCTAATAGCATTGCCATAGCAAGTTTGTAGTGTATCTATAATTTTATCGGTCAGTTTTCCTTTTCCTccaagttttttgtttttcttcaagTTTCTGAGCTGCGTTCCAAAGCGTTTTTGAACATGACCACAACACTCTTTCTTACTTATTGTCACATGAGTTCCATAAAGTTTAgaatttataatgtttaaaaatgttGACGAATCTCCATCTCCTAAGTACGACACatattttacattatatttttctattgatCGACTAGAAATATCCACAATCGCTGAAGACTCCATTGACCCAGAAGAACCCCAATGGTTTTTTATACAGGATGGTAAGTGTGCGCTGTACCAAATTTCCCATTCTTTAGTACCTTCTGATCCATGAACTTTTTCATACTGGTTGCATTGTAAACAGTAAAAAGAAAGAACTTCTAAATCAATAATCTTTCAACTTTCTTGACCCAAGATTGTAAAAACTCCATTGTAGGATCTATGACCTCGACGCTGCCACGTAACATCACCTTGAACACCTATTTCTCGTTTACAAGCTACGATTTCATCTGGAGTATTCGTAACATCTGATTCATCATCTAACATATTTTCATCTAAATCTTCAATACTCAGTTGACTAATAGCTTCTGGATTAACACTTTCAGGTTCACATATCTCATTTTGTGAATTAGTACGTGTATGTCGAAGTTCTTCGTCTACAGCTTCAGACAACTTATCCGCAACTCTTGATGTAACTTCAAAAAGCACATTacgtattttagtaaaagttGCATTTTGAATTGGACGAGGAAAGAATATTACTCCACAAAAAGTTCTCAGACTTTCAAGGCCACCACCAATCAGTCTCATAGCTAGGACACTGCGTCTAttgatttcataaatatttgattttttccaatttttttacagtTGTGAAAATTCTTCTCATGTAAACACTTATCACACGTAATAGAATAATTGCCACCTAATCCATGACATTTTTtgtcataatattttatatttccacCACACTTACACATCAGATTGGTCTCTAAGAAAGTAAACAAAAGTCTCGTATCAAAGATTCTATAACCTTCGAAATCAACCTCAGGATAATCTAGAGACGACAGTTTACGGGCAGaagaactttttatttttatattagcaGAACAAAATTtagatcttttttttctgccttataaatttattatgaaaacactgtttttatagtatatatttcACTATAACtttataggatatatttatagtatatatttatagtaatatttttataatatatatttttatactataactttatagtatatatttatagtatttttatattataaatttcacTATATCTTTtagatattagattttatcAGATCCAATAAATGGCATGTAAACATTGGCATTAGAGGTTATGTTATCCTTGTTGGCCTTATGAAAATTgtacatatagatatagatcTATGTATAAAAGTTACTGTGGCTGAGAGCGCCCCCCGCTGCTCATGATGGTCTCTAGTCTTCATGAACAGTAGCGCATTTTTTTCGACCTAACGCTCTGAAGTTAGCTCGTAAGCTTGAATTTGCCAAATTACGTTGTatgtatcttgagagttgttccgaattgatcattatataactcaactttaagttaagtaagcccttcattgatcaaaaaaaattttgttgcttcattgtgattaaatataataaacttgactttggttgattcatctcagttcttttttatctgttatttcgttgcggaatatatcaaactcgcctataaccttttacttttttaaaaggaTTTTTTAGAGTTATACCAGAACAACAATTTggtttcaaaaaaaaaatcactcgatAATACACGCAATCAATGAGCTAATTTCAGATATTATTTGGCATcaaactaaaaaagaaatggTGGGAGCGTGTCTGATAGACCTCAGAAAGGCATTCGATTCAGTCTGGATCGAAGGCCTGATATTTAAACTAATCAAACATAATTTCCCCGATCATCTAATCAAAATCGTTCTTAACATGATAACTAACCGTAGATTCAAGGTCACAGTAGGGAGAAACCTATCCAAAGGGGCCTACAGCAAGGCACGGTGAACTCACGTACCAACGTTGTTTAACATCTACAACGCATACCTCCTTATCTTATTTgacttaaataataataataataataatactcaTGCAATAGCACTCATGGATGACTTAATCATATACTCGGGAACCTCCACTAGAGGGTAGGGCACTTTTCCATGCCACCGAGCGCGTCCACAGGGTGCGGATAATGGAACGGCCGGGCAGAGCAGTGCGGATGGGAAACCACCCCCAGTCTCTCCGGTTAGTCGCTAATACTAAATACGCGACCGCGGACAATGGAATCTTTGATGATGGAAAGGAGTTAAAAAATATGGAAGAGAGCAATGAGAATACAATTAACCCAGGTGGTAATCCACCCGCTGAAACAGCGGCCGAGCCCCATTCGGATTCTGGGAGGGGCTCATCATTGCCCTCTTCGTTTTTCACCGCGCCCGCAGTGGGTTACTTGGCTGCGGGAACTTCGCGAAAAGCCtcaagtgaaaataaaaacaaagaaccCGAATCCCTGGCAGGCAAAGTCAGCCCAAGGAGCATCTCTGATCGGATGGATGATATGCAGATCGACACAGCGACTGGAGACGATAATATGTCTATCGGAAGTACAGCGGACTCAGAAACCGAAAGGAGGCTCCTTGAAGAGACCGACAAAGCCGAAAAGGGGAAAAagggaaagaaaaagaaaaagaaatttgacCACGAACACAAAGCCAAACGAGGCTACAAGAGCGCGGtcaaatttcttgaaaaaatgtaaaagaaaaagccGGAAGATCTCAATAATAGAGAAAAAGAGTTTATCCGGAAGAACGAAAAAGTGGTGGAGAAGTACGAACGAGAGCAAAGTACTTCACAATCACTTGAAACAATACCGGAGGAAGCAACGACCGGAAACAAGATCGATGCACCCTCCGGGAGAAGAACTGGAGACGGAAAACAGCTACGGAGGGCTGATGCAGTAGACTATTCTCTGACGTCGGGAAAATCCAAAGGGCAAATGCTCCCGAAAAAGGGGCAGGCGACCAAAAGGATGCGCTCAGGCGAAGGGGAGGGGAATGCAACGAAAAAGCCTAAACCCTCGACGAGCTTCCAGTCACCTGAAGAGCATCAGATAGCCATCATAGATCGATCAGATCCAGATGGAAGGATGAGCTCAGAAAGGTGGCTGGAGGTCGAAGCAAGGATCCTAGTGGCTATTGCAGAGGGATCCGAAGGAGGCAGGGAAGTCGAGGTAAGCTTTGACGGAGCCGGCTGGCAGAAGGGAGTTAAAGTTGTGGGTTGCAACAACAGTAAGTCTTGCGACTTCCTAAAGCGAGTGATCCACAACTGTGGCGAACTCTGGCAGGGGGCGAAGCTCGAAGTGGTGCCAAGGTCGAAACTGCCACTCAGACAAATAATATCTCTCTGGGTTCCCCCACCCGCCCCAGAGAATGACGAAAACATCAAAAAGATCATCATGAGGCAAAACAAGAGTCTCGACACTCAAAGCTGGAGAATTATCTCTTCAGCAAAGAGCAAGAGTGGAAACGGCAAAGACCTAGTCATAGCTGTGGACGAATAATATCTTAAATGCCTCAAGATATCGAGCGGAAGCATAAAGTTCGGACTGGGAGTTCTGAAGGCGAGACTTCCAAATGAAAAGAACATGGACAAGGACCACGGGACTGCAGGTGGTGCAAATTAATTTGCACCACTGCGAAGCAGCCTCGGAGGACTTGATGCTGTCCATGGAAGAAGAGAATATAGACATCGCCCTGATACAAGAACCATGGCTCGCAAGAGACAACATTCAAGGACTCAGGGCGAAAGGATATGACCTGTTCTATTCTCAAACAACAGGTAAGAAAAGAGCCTGTATAGTAGCAAAGAGGGAATTAAAACTCAAACTACTGTCACAGCATAGCACTAATGATATGACGACGGTTGTACACGAACAGAGGAACAGCCCAGCTCACATCTGTATACATGCCGTATGACCAAAAGGAAACTCCACCAGAAGCACTCCGAGATCTAGTGAGGAATATCACAGACAAGAGCAGCCAGATGGTGATAGGAAGCGACACCAACGGACACCACGTCCAGTGGGGAAGCACGGACATCAATGAAAGAGGTGAGTCAATTTTGGAATACATACTTTCTAACAACCTTATAATATGCAATAAAGGCAACGTGCCAACCCTTGCAAATAGGATAAAGGAGGAAGTAATAGATGTAACTCCTACCACAATCTCGGACCTTATCGCGATTAAAAATTGGAGGGTATCCCTCAAAAACTCCTATTCAGACCATAGGAGAATCCATTTTGAAATCAATCGCGATACCTCGGAAACTAGGACCTTTAGGAACCCAGAAAAGACAGATTGGACGAAGTTCTCAGAGCTAGTGAAGGGAAAGCTAGGGACATGGGCACAAACTCAGATCTCGGCAAACCCAGCTCACGAAAACATTGAGAACTCCGTTAAATGGTTAGAGGAGGCGCTAGAGGGAGCCTTCCGAGAAGCATGCCCCATAAGATACAGCCGCAAAAACAAGTAACCCTGGTGGAATGCGGAGCTGAGAAATTTGAGGAAAGCAACAAGGAGGCTCATCGGCGCAGCCAGATACGAAAATGGTAACGATAGCTGGGAAAAGTACAAAACCAGTTTTAGagaatataaagaaaaaattaggTGCGCAAAGTGGGAATCCATAAAAAGTTTCAGCGAATCCATCAAGGACACACACGAGGCGTCTAGGTTCAGAAAGATTCTCAAAAAGGACCCAACAGTTCTAAAGAGTATCAGAAGACCGGACGACACGTGGACTGAAACCAGCGCAGAGACCCTTGAACTACTAATGAACACCCACTTCCCAAGATGCCACGAGGAGGAATCTGAATGCGTAAAAATGCAACAAGAGACAGCCAACATGGACAAATGGGAGGTGCCGGAGAGAATAGTTTCAAGGGAAAAAGTAACATGGGCGGTCAATACATTCAACCCGTATAAATCGGCGGGAACGGACGCAGTAATGCCAATCATGCTACAAAAATCCTTAGACACGATAATCGATCTATTGGTAAAGATTTACACTGAATGTGTACTTCTAGGATACTTACCAAGAAAATGGAGAGAGATGAGAGTGGCATTTATACCCAAAGCAGGTAAAACAAGCCACACGACACCAAAGGACTTCAGACCCATCAGTCTCTCATCGTTTCTGTTAAACCTTGTAAAATcgttgaccaaaattcatgacatttcactatataaataagtgtttttagtcacttgccacggttttttgaaagatccggaccgtcttctttactctatccgggcttaaaatgtactttaaacatgccccctcggaccgatcgagagacattgcaattaaacattgctagcaacaaacaaattttgttgctagcaatgtttaattgatattttttagataacaaaatttgtttttttgcagaatttaacccaggcttgaccccttaagcACGATCACAGGAGTAGTAACAGGTCACTGTGCGGTCGGAGTCAATGTCAAGAGATGGGGAAAGACGAAAGACAACTTCTGTAGAGAATGctacgaagaagaagaaaccatATCCCACCTGCTATGTCATTGCCCAGCCCTGGAAAGCAAAAGGCACAATACGTTGGGCCACAGCTTCCTAGTGGAACTGGACGAGGCAGCAGGAATGGATATTGGGAAGATAACGAACTTTGCAAAAAGCTGGAAATGCTTTCAGCAAAAGTAAAGGAACTAGATTAGCTCCGATCTATCGACAAACAGGGCATCGCAATGGGCCACAGGCCACCGAGCGAAGTGCGGTTTTCTTTCGAAGACTGCACAGGACCCTTCAACCTAACCTAACCTAACCTAATCATATACTCAGCTGTTAAAAACCTCAAGAAAATAGAGTTAAAACTTCATgtaatttatgataaaattaaagtctATTACGCTAACTGGTTACTAGAAATCAACCCCAAAAAATGCGAAATAAtactctttatttttttttttttttttacgtggcatttggaactcgaaagttcatcgcctcatctacgcaagccttctaCGCTGctctatcttgtgtcaaccccacccaagatgcacctctctgatcgacacccacccgtcctatttctactagatccgttTTTatgttgtcctcccatctacgtctaggtctacctaaaggtcgcgttaccatcgtcctgcccttcatgacacgcgctgccgtacggtcgtctcccattcttgctaggtgccctgcccatcccaatctgcgcgattttattattctgttaatatttggtgacgcgtacagattgtgtaactcatcattgtgtagtctcctccattccccgatttcctcatctttcttcggcccgtatatgtttcgcaagactttattttcaaataccctaaaacggttgtccgcctgtttagtgagagcccacgtttcgcacccgtacagaaacattacccgaatggagtctcttatttatttcgaca
The sequence above is drawn from the Nasonia vitripennis strain AsymCx chromosome 4, Nvit_psr_1.1, whole genome shotgun sequence genome and encodes:
- the LOC103317693 gene encoding uncharacterized protein LOC103317693, encoding MKRTWTRTTGLQVVQINLHHCEAASEDLMLSMEEENIDIALIQEPWLARDNIQGLRAKGYDLFYSQTTGTAQLTSVYMPYDQKETPPEALRDLVRNITDKSSQMVIGSDTNGHHVQWGSTDINERGNVPTLANRIKEEVIDVTPTTISDLIAIKNWRVSLKNSYSDHRRIHFEINRDTSETRTFRNPEKTDWTKFSELVKGKLGTWAQTQISANPAHENIENSVKWLEEALEGAFREACPIRYSRKNKYENGNDSWEKYKTSFREYKEKIRCAKWESIKSFSESIKDTHEASRFRKILKKDPTVLKSIRRPDDTWTETSAETLELLMNTHFPRCHEEESECVKMQQETANMDKWEVPERIVSREKVTWAVNTFNPYKSAGTDAVMPIMLQKSLDTIIDLLVKIYTECVLLGYLPRKWREMRVAFIPKAGVVTGHCAVGVNVKRWGKTKDNFCRECYEEEETISHLLCHCPALESKRHNTLGHSFLVELDEAAGMDIGKITNFAKSWKCFQQK